A section of the Castanea sativa cultivar Marrone di Chiusa Pesio chromosome 12, ASM4071231v1 genome encodes:
- the LOC142618354 gene encoding putative disease resistance protein RGA1: MAAETFVFNIAAKLLGELVSPAFQEACLVWGVESDLRRLENTLSNVKAVLLDAEEQQVHNQELTVWLGQLKEVFYDAQDVLDEFECEALRRQVVEMQGSTTRKVRRFFSSSNPLIFRTKMAHKVKEIRARLDEVAADRAKFHLSPRSDDRHVVRGREMSYSFVQPSDVIGRDHDKENIVEHLMGPSDGQSISVVPVVGIGGLGKTALAKLVFNDERVIEHFELKCWVCVSDEFVLKQLLVKMIKSITSENRSDLDVEQLQVLLRNNLDGKKFFLVLDDVWNEDRGKWFELKNLLVGGVNGSKILVTTRSPTIASMVGTMSLYNLEGLLHQDCLSLFIKWAFDEGKERQHTNLVKIGDTIVKKCKGVPLAVKSLGSLLYSKLDERDWLFVRDNEMWKLNRKEGDILSVLQLSYNQMPSYLKQCFAFLSLFPKDYEFITLDLIPLWMANGLLQSPNENELEDIGNQYIDELHSRCFLEDYIDLGYVREFKIHDLAHDLALSSAQSECLIINCQIQNISKKVWHVSHTDNIWQNENVLKCLQKSKSLRTIFSVVEGVGPSTKSFVDSCFSKFRYLRVLDLSDSSFEVLPSSIGTMKHLRMLNLSRNCRIHKLPNSICKLQNLETLDLSGCEKLEELPKDIRYLIRLRMFLVTTKQKSLPGCPNSLRFLRLSNCGNLESLVETMQVCTSLRMLYIDNCGGLISLLPTLKFLTTLEALVIENCEKLDLIGMEDNQDDFPTSLRALGFDRLPQLVAMPDWIKRSTKSLQILSIESCPNLTAFPEWLVNLESLRRLAIYNCPKLSSLSKGKLCLPALRSFRIADCPELIRRCQPEIGEDWHMIAHASDIYLDGKRIK; the protein is encoded by the coding sequence atggCAGCAGAGACATTTGTGTTTAACATCGCAGCCAAATTGCTTGGGGAATTAGTGTCCCCGGCTTTCCAAGAAGCTTGCTTGGTATGGGGTGTGGAAAGCGACCTGAGAAGACTTGAAAACACCCTATCTAACGTCAAAGCTGTGTTGTTGGATGCAGAAGAGCAGCAGGTTCATAACCAGGAGCTGACCGTCTGGCTTGGGCAgctcaaagaagtgttttatgaTGCTCAAGATGTCCTTGATGAATTTGAGTGTGAAGCACTGCGGAGGCAAGTGGTGGAAATGCAGGGGAGCACCACCAGGAAGGTACGccgtttcttttcttcctctaaTCCACTTATATTCCGAACCAAGATGGCTCACAAAGTCAAAGAAATCAGAGCACGATTAGATGAGGTTGCAGCCGATAGGGCTAAGTTTCATCTCTCTCCACGGTCGGATGATAGGCATGTGGTGCGTGGAAGGGAGATGAGTTACTCCTTTGTCCAGCCTTCAGATGTGATAGGAAGAGACCATGAcaaagaaaatattgtggaGCATCTAATGGGTCCTAGTGATGGTCAATCCATCTCTGTAGTTCCTGTAGTTGGGATTGGAGGTCTTGGCAAGACTGCGTTAGCTAAACTAGTGTTCAATGATGAAAGAGTGATAGAGCATTTTGAGTTGAAGTGTTGGGTGTGCGTGTCTGATGAATTCGTTTTAAAACAACTACTGGTTAAAATGATCAAATCAATAACTAGTGAAAATCGTAGTGATTTGGATGTAGAGCAGTTGCAAGTGCTACTTCGAAATAATTTGGATGGCAAGAAATTCTTTCTTGTCTTGGATGACGTATGGAATGAGGATAGAGGAAAATGGTTTGAGTTGAAGAATTTGTTGGTGGGGGGTGTCAATGGAAGTAAGATTCTTGTGACTACACGCAGCCCAACAATTGCTTCTATGGTGGGCACCATGTCCCTATACAACTTGGAAGGTCTTTTACATCAAGATTGTCTGTCCCTATTTATAAAATGGGCATTTGATGAAGGAAAAGAGAGGCAGcacacaaaccttgtgaaaattgggGATACAATTGTGAAGAAATGCAAAGGGGTTCCCCTGGCAGTGAAATCGTTAGGAAGCTTACTATATTCAAAGCTTGATGAACGTGATTGGTTGTTTGTAAGAGATAATGAAATGTGGAAATTGAATAGAAAAGAAGGGGATATTTTGTCAGTCTTGCAATTGAGTTACAATCAGATGCCATCTTACTTGAAACAAtgttttgcttttctttcactttttccaaaagattatgaattcaTTACTTTAGATTTAATTCCACTTTGGATGGCAAATGGGCTTCTTCAATCACCAAATGAAAATGAGCTGGAAGATATCGGCAACCAATATATAGATGAGCTCCATTCAAGATGTTTCCTTGAAGATTATATTGATTTAGGTTACGTGCGAGAATTCAAAATACATGATCTTGCACATGATCTAGCACTATCATCAGCCCAAAGTGAGTGCTTAATTATTAATTGTCAAATCCAAAACATCTCTAAAAAGGTTTGGCATGTGTCACATACTGACAATATTTGGCAGaatgaaaatgttttaaaatgtttacaaaaatcaaagagtttacGAACCATTTTTTCTGTGGTGGAAGGAGTTGGACCTTCTACTAAATCCTTTGTTGATTCATGTTTCTCAAAATTTAGATACCTGCGAGTTCTAGATTTAAGTGACTCAAGTTTTGAGGTGTTACCCAGCTCCATTGGTACCATGAAGCATTTAAGGATGTTAAATTTGAGTAGAAATTGTAGAATTCATAAACTCCCTAACTCCATTTGCAAGCTTCAAAATTTGGAAACTTTAGATCTCAGTGGATGTGAAAAATTAGAAGAATTACCAAAAGATATAAGATACCTAATCAGACTTAGGATGTTTTTGGTGACAACCAAACAGAAGTCTCTACCTGGGTGCCCAAATTCCCTACGATTTTTGCGATTATCAAATTGTGGCAATCTAGAATCTTTAGTTGAAACGATGCAAGTCTGTACAAGCCTTCGGATGTTGTATATTGACAATTGTGGGGGTCTGATCTCATTGCTTCCTACCCTAAAATTCCTTACCACATTAGAGGCTTTGGTTATTGAGAATTGTGAGAAGCTTGATCTGATTGGAATGGAAGACAATCAAGATGATTTCCCAACGAGCCTTCGAGCATTAGGCTTTGACAGATTACCACAGTTGGTGGCTATGCCCGATTGGATTAAACGCTCTACAAAATCTTTACAAATCCTTTCAATTGAGAGTTGTCCTAACTTAACAGCATTTCCAGAGTGGCTGGTGAATCTCGAATCTCTTAGAAGACTTGCAATTTATAATTGCCCCAAATTGTCTTCTCTATCGAAGGGAAAGCTTTGTCTCCCAGCTTTAAGATCTTTCAGAATTGCAGATTGTCCCGAATTAATTAGAAGATGCCAACCTGAAATCGGAGAGGATTGGCATATGATTGCTCATGCCTCAGACATTTATCTTGACGGCAAGCGGATTAAATAA